The Pelagibacterium halotolerans B2 genome has a segment encoding these proteins:
- a CDS encoding sugar phosphate isomerase/epimerase family protein, producing MTSRKTADIRLGTTIYSMTNEFHARKFGRDDLIREVARRNLGPGLEVVGFQSFRSFPDVSAVEVDQFHAIIAETGLVPTCLGINADRHIDRNKPMTDAEMGQYHARQLRSAAKLGFPLVRYQFAATPDVIADLVPLAEDLGVKLGLEVHAPHTVDHPEIIEYREMYERVNSDFLGFIPDFGATARAVPPGHLAAFREMGASESVIEKALEIWHADIEPFQKFGAFQQWCQANGVDEVLAVEMMIIYGIFNRGAVESWAEIMPRVFHIHGKFYDVDRATGEDAAIDYAANLKVFVEGGFQGYISSEWEGHMVSDADGFDHVERHHAMIRSILSALGA from the coding sequence ATGACTTCCCGAAAAACCGCCGACATTCGGCTCGGCACGACCATCTACTCGATGACAAACGAGTTTCACGCCCGCAAGTTCGGACGCGACGATCTTATCCGCGAAGTGGCGAGGCGCAACCTCGGTCCCGGTCTCGAAGTCGTCGGGTTTCAAAGCTTTCGTTCCTTCCCGGACGTGAGCGCGGTAGAAGTCGATCAGTTCCACGCCATCATCGCGGAAACCGGGCTCGTTCCCACATGCCTGGGCATCAATGCCGACCGCCACATCGACCGTAACAAACCAATGACCGATGCCGAGATGGGGCAGTATCACGCCCGCCAACTCCGGTCGGCCGCCAAGCTCGGCTTCCCGCTGGTTCGGTACCAGTTTGCCGCAACGCCCGATGTGATTGCCGACCTTGTGCCGCTCGCCGAGGATCTTGGCGTCAAACTCGGCCTGGAAGTCCATGCCCCCCACACCGTCGATCATCCCGAAATCATCGAATACCGCGAAATGTATGAGAGGGTGAATTCGGACTTTCTCGGCTTCATACCCGACTTTGGCGCAACCGCGCGCGCCGTGCCGCCCGGTCATCTTGCCGCGTTCCGCGAAATGGGCGCCAGCGAGTCCGTTATCGAGAAGGCGCTCGAAATCTGGCACGCCGATATCGAGCCGTTCCAAAAATTCGGCGCTTTCCAGCAATGGTGCCAGGCCAATGGTGTCGACGAGGTTCTGGCCGTCGAGATGATGATCATTTACGGCATCTTCAATCGTGGGGCGGTGGAAAGCTGGGCCGAGATCATGCCGCGTGTCTTTCATATCCACGGCAAATTTTACGACGTCGACAGGGCCACTGGAGAGGACGCCGCGATCGACTACGCGGCCAATCTCAAGGTGTTCGTGGAGGGTGGCTTTCAGGGTTACATCTCCAGCGAGTGGGAAGGGCATATGGTCAGCGACGCCGATGGCTTCGACCATGTCGAGCGCCATCACGCCATGATCAGATCGATCCTGTCCGCCCTTGGGGCCTGA
- a CDS encoding C-glycoside deglycosidase beta subunit domain-containing protein, with translation MTVNRIIETGSLRRTETGFAMGIRLPWYRSLPLSVVELDALRLNGKSVPAESIAIEVDGTPYPVTDLGHLTDKNWFVADTATLVVQDMPIDADTEHDVEAVLSIYPPYLPNFRRKVRRTERMKAER, from the coding sequence ATGACCGTCAACCGGATCATCGAGACCGGCTCCCTGCGTCGAACCGAAACAGGGTTCGCAATGGGTATCCGCCTTCCCTGGTACAGGTCGCTACCGCTTTCCGTCGTTGAACTGGACGCGCTTCGCCTCAACGGCAAATCGGTGCCTGCCGAAAGCATCGCGATCGAAGTGGACGGCACGCCATATCCGGTGACGGATCTGGGACATCTGACGGACAAGAACTGGTTCGTGGCCGATACCGCCACGCTGGTGGTCCAGGACATGCCGATCGACGCCGATACCGAGCACGATGTCGAAGCCGTACTCAGTATCTATCCGCCCTACCTCCCGAATTTCCGGCGCAAGGTGCGTCGCACTGAACGTATGAAGGCCGAACGCTGA